A window of Dyella terrae contains these coding sequences:
- the dnaG gene encoding DNA primase: protein MKGRIPDTFIDELLSRVDIVDVIERRVPLKKAGREWTACCPFHNERSPSFYVSPAKQFFHCFGCGAHGSAIKFLMDYDRLEFPDAVEELAQNVGLKVPYEGGRDNAPREDRTDLYSLLDASARWYEGELPRSTEAQAYCKKRGLDADTIARFRIGWAPAGYDGVIKKLGTDSRRMQLLNEAGMVASNERGNKYDRFRERLMFPIMDRRGRVIAFGGRILQEKSADQNIGPKYLNSPETPLFHKGRELFALWQVKQANSNLQRIVVVEGYMDVIAMHQAGLPIAVATLGTATTPDHTEVLFRAAPDVVFCFDGDRAGRAAAWKALESALPRLRDGRQAYFLFLPDGEDPDTLIRKEGKSGFEQRLKNATPLSEYFFSELAHDVDVASLDGRARLAERARPLIARLPDGAFRDLMGQELQKRTGARAVFEAEPAKRPTANTVSIQRSLVRTTIALLLTQPGMSDQVERPYGFLRLEKPGVDLLAELIDLARSRPGISPAMMVEHYRDRSEYGALSKLMAATMAGEPELQRVEFFEALQRMEQLAADQRRLFLTGKSREGQLTGAEKAELRELLAARARPATAAEGPG from the coding sequence ATGAAAGGCCGCATTCCCGACACCTTCATTGACGAACTGCTTTCCCGCGTCGACATCGTCGACGTGATCGAGCGGCGCGTGCCGCTGAAGAAGGCCGGGCGCGAGTGGACGGCCTGTTGCCCGTTCCATAACGAACGCTCGCCGTCGTTTTACGTCAGCCCCGCCAAGCAGTTCTTCCATTGCTTCGGCTGTGGCGCGCACGGCAGCGCGATCAAGTTCCTGATGGATTACGACCGGCTTGAGTTCCCGGACGCGGTCGAGGAACTGGCGCAGAACGTTGGTCTGAAAGTGCCCTACGAAGGGGGCCGGGACAACGCGCCTCGCGAGGACCGCACCGACCTCTACAGCCTCCTCGACGCGAGCGCCCGTTGGTATGAAGGCGAGCTGCCGCGCAGCACCGAGGCGCAGGCCTACTGCAAGAAGCGCGGGCTGGATGCCGACACCATCGCGCGCTTCCGCATCGGCTGGGCGCCGGCCGGCTACGACGGCGTCATCAAGAAGCTCGGCACCGATTCGCGCCGCATGCAGTTGCTCAACGAAGCCGGCATGGTGGCGAGCAACGAGCGCGGCAACAAATACGATCGCTTCCGCGAACGCCTGATGTTCCCGATCATGGACCGGCGGGGACGCGTGATCGCCTTTGGCGGCCGCATCCTGCAGGAGAAATCGGCCGACCAGAACATCGGCCCCAAGTACCTCAATTCGCCGGAAACCCCGCTGTTCCACAAGGGTCGCGAACTCTTCGCGCTGTGGCAGGTGAAGCAGGCCAACAGCAACCTGCAACGCATCGTGGTGGTGGAAGGCTACATGGACGTCATCGCCATGCATCAGGCGGGGCTGCCCATCGCGGTAGCCACGCTGGGCACCGCGACCACGCCCGATCACACCGAAGTGCTGTTCCGTGCCGCGCCCGACGTGGTGTTCTGCTTCGACGGCGATCGCGCCGGTCGTGCGGCAGCATGGAAGGCGCTGGAATCGGCGCTGCCGCGGCTGCGCGACGGTCGTCAGGCGTATTTCCTGTTCCTGCCCGATGGCGAGGATCCGGACACGCTCATCCGCAAGGAAGGCAAGTCAGGTTTCGAGCAGCGCCTGAAGAACGCCACGCCGTTGTCCGAGTACTTCTTCAGCGAACTCGCCCACGATGTCGACGTGGCCAGTCTCGATGGTCGAGCCCGGCTGGCCGAGCGGGCGCGTCCGCTGATCGCACGCCTGCCCGATGGCGCATTCCGCGATCTGATGGGCCAGGAGCTCCAGAAACGTACCGGTGCCCGGGCGGTGTTCGAGGCCGAACCGGCCAAGCGTCCGACAGCGAACACGGTCAGCATCCAGCGCAGTCTCGTGCGCACGACGATCGCCTTGTTGCTGACGCAGCCAGGCATGTCGGATCAGGTCGAGCGCCCCTACGGCTTCCTGCGCCTGGAAAAGCCCGGCGTGGATCTTCTGGCCGAGTTGATTGATCTGGCGCGCTCCCGTCCCGGCATCAGCCCCGCCATGATGGTCGAGCACTATCGCGACCGCAGCGAGTACGGCGCGCTCTCCAAACTCATGGCCGCCACCATGGCAGGCGAGCCCGAACTTCAGCGAGTGGAGTTCTTCGAGGCCCTGCAACGCATGGAGCAGCTCGCCGCCGATCAGCGCCGGCTGTTCCTCACCGGCAAGAGCCGCGAAGGCCAGCTGACGGGCGCCGAAAAGGCCGAGCTGCGCGAACTGCTGGCAGCCCGCGCCCGCCCCGCGACCGCTGCCGAAGGTCCCGGCTGA
- the rpsU gene encoding 30S ribosomal protein S21, which produces MPSVKVRENEPFELALRRFKRTCEKAGVLAETRKREFYEKPTQERKRKRAAAVKRHLRRLSRDTSRRTRLY; this is translated from the coding sequence ATGCCCAGCGTAAAAGTTCGCGAGAACGAGCCGTTCGAGCTTGCCCTGCGTCGCTTCAAGCGCACCTGCGAAAAGGCCGGCGTTCTGGCCGAGACCCGCAAGCGCGAGTTCTATGAAAAGCCGACCCAGGAGCGCAAGCGCAAGCGTGCCGCCGCGGTGAAGCGTCACCTGCGTCGTCTCTCGCGCGATACCTCGCGTCGCACCCGCCTGTACTGA
- a CDS encoding DUF1328 domain-containing protein, with protein sequence MLKWAIIFAIVSLVTGWLGFTGVAGATGTIAKILFAIFLILFLIALLAVFGILKMA encoded by the coding sequence ATGCTCAAGTGGGCCATCATTTTCGCCATCGTGTCCCTGGTCACTGGCTGGCTCGGCTTTACCGGCGTCGCCGGTGCGACCGGCACCATCGCCAAGATCCTGTTCGCCATCTTCCTGATCCTGTTCCTGATCGCGCTGCTCGCGGTCTTCGGCATTCTCAAGATGGCGTAG
- a CDS encoding GNAT family N-acetyltransferase, which produces MAQPIVFRPARPDDIDAAVPLIHQSGPAAFDYVFSVPGVGDAQAFLRHAFAEGGGEFGWRNHHVGELDGRVVVVGAAYGGDTHWPFTVAAARQILGHFGWGRGAGVIVRGLRVEGVIPPPSGAMLYLAHLAVHPELQGRGVGGALIDYLAALRRDPSLPLTLDVSAANPRAQALYERLGFVVTRERPSALSNAQGAVAAHRRMERRQG; this is translated from the coding sequence GTGGCTCAACCCATCGTTTTTCGTCCGGCGCGTCCCGATGACATCGACGCGGCCGTGCCCTTGATCCATCAATCCGGCCCCGCCGCCTTTGACTATGTTTTCAGCGTGCCCGGCGTTGGGGATGCCCAGGCCTTCCTGCGCCACGCCTTTGCCGAAGGCGGGGGCGAGTTTGGGTGGCGCAACCATCATGTGGGCGAGCTGGATGGCCGCGTGGTCGTGGTCGGTGCGGCGTATGGTGGCGACACCCATTGGCCGTTCACGGTGGCGGCGGCCCGGCAGATCCTCGGGCACTTTGGCTGGGGACGGGGCGCCGGGGTGATCGTGCGCGGATTGCGCGTGGAGGGCGTCATCCCGCCACCTTCGGGCGCCATGCTCTACCTGGCGCATCTGGCGGTTCATCCTGAGCTGCAGGGCAGGGGCGTGGGCGGGGCGCTGATCGACTATCTGGCGGCGCTGCGCCGCGACCCATCCCTTCCTTTGACCCTCGATGTCTCGGCGGCCAATCCACGCGCCCAGGCCTTGTATGAGCGACTTGGCTTCGTGGTGACGCGGGAACGTCCCTCGGCCTTGTCCAACGCCCAGGGCGCCGTGGCGGCGCATCGTCGCATGGAGCGACGCCAGGGTTGA
- a CDS encoding GatB/YqeY domain-containing protein — MSLKQQLTEDMKTAMRGGDKHRLAVIRLMLAAVKQREVDERIELDDTQTLVVLEKMLKQRRDSVTQYEAASRQDLADVEKAEMVVIEAYLPAKLSEAEIDALIDAAIAETGASTARDMGKVVAAVKEKAAGRADMAVVSGRIKARLA, encoded by the coding sequence ATGTCCCTCAAGCAGCAGCTCACCGAAGACATGAAGACCGCCATGCGTGGCGGCGACAAGCATCGCCTGGCGGTGATCCGCCTGATGCTGGCCGCCGTCAAGCAGCGTGAAGTGGACGAGCGCATCGAGCTGGACGACACCCAGACCCTCGTGGTGCTGGAAAAAATGCTCAAGCAGCGCCGTGACTCGGTCACCCAGTACGAGGCCGCCAGCCGCCAGGACCTGGCCGACGTCGAAAAGGCCGAGATGGTGGTGATCGAGGCCTACCTTCCGGCCAAGCTCAGCGAAGCTGAGATTGACGCCCTGATTGACGCTGCCATCGCCGAAACCGGCGCCAGCACGGCCCGCGACATGGGCAAGGTGGTGGCCGCCGTGAAGGAAAAGGCCGCCGGCCGCGCCGACATGGCCGTGGTGTCCGGCCGCATCAAGGCCCGCCTGGCCTGA
- a CDS encoding DedA family protein, whose product MDLLERLITLFAENGYAAVFIALLLCGAGAPLPEDITLVAGGVITGLGYGNVHVMFGVSMVGVLLGDSGMFLLGHHYGARILQWRVVARVLTPERYAKVQEKFERYGNRLMFIARFLPGMRTAVYITAGTTHRVSFMRFLLLDGFAALISVPIWVYLGYFGANNHEWLMMWIRRGQSSLWVLGGIILLVVLFLWWRHKRKQAACAREIGG is encoded by the coding sequence ATGGACCTGCTTGAACGACTGATCACGCTGTTTGCCGAGAATGGCTACGCAGCGGTGTTTATCGCGCTGCTGCTCTGCGGTGCCGGTGCGCCTTTGCCCGAAGACATCACCCTGGTCGCCGGTGGCGTGATCACGGGACTGGGCTACGGCAACGTGCACGTCATGTTCGGCGTCTCGATGGTGGGCGTCCTGCTGGGCGACTCCGGCATGTTTCTGCTGGGCCACCATTACGGCGCGCGCATCCTGCAGTGGCGCGTCGTCGCGCGCGTCCTCACGCCCGAGCGCTATGCCAAGGTGCAGGAGAAATTCGAGCGTTACGGCAACCGCCTGATGTTCATCGCGCGCTTCCTCCCGGGCATGCGCACGGCGGTCTACATCACCGCCGGCACCACGCACCGCGTGTCCTTCATGCGCTTCTTGCTGCTGGATGGTTTCGCGGCGCTGATCAGCGTGCCGATCTGGGTCTACCTGGGTTACTTCGGAGCCAACAACCACGAATGGTTGATGATGTGGATTCGCCGCGGCCAGAGCAGCCTTTGGGTGCTCGGCGGCATCATCCTGCTCGTGGTGCTGTTCCTGTGGTGGCGCCACAAGCGCAAGCAGGCGGCTTGCGCGCGGGAGATCGGCGGCTGA